One stretch of Comamonas testosteroni DNA includes these proteins:
- the soxA gene encoding sulfur oxidation c-type cytochrome SoxA, with protein sequence MRHSSPGQAAAAVLALCMAAPVLAQKSTADGIAEYREMLQDGNPAELFEMKGEELWKQKRGPRKASMEQCDLGKGPGVVKGAFVELPRYFADTGKVQDLESRLLTCMDRLQGLDVQKIAATAFGKDEQKNMEGLVAWISSQSKGMKFNLPQGHVQERQMYEAGKRMFYMRGGPHDFACASCHGADGKRIRMQDLPNLTRNPGAAEGFGAWPAYRVSSGELWSMQRRLNDCFRQQRFPYPGYASDVTVALGVFMGVNGKGGMSTAPAIKR encoded by the coding sequence ATGAGACATTCCTCCCCGGGCCAGGCGGCTGCCGCCGTGCTGGCCTTGTGCATGGCCGCGCCGGTGCTGGCGCAAAAGTCCACGGCCGACGGCATTGCCGAGTACCGCGAGATGCTGCAGGACGGCAACCCCGCCGAGCTGTTCGAGATGAAGGGCGAGGAGTTGTGGAAGCAAAAGCGCGGCCCCCGCAAGGCGTCCATGGAGCAGTGCGATCTGGGCAAGGGGCCGGGCGTGGTCAAGGGCGCATTTGTAGAGTTGCCGCGCTATTTTGCCGACACGGGCAAGGTGCAGGATCTGGAGTCGCGCCTGCTGACCTGCATGGACAGGCTGCAGGGGCTGGATGTGCAAAAGATTGCGGCAACAGCGTTCGGCAAGGACGAGCAAAAGAACATGGAAGGGCTGGTGGCCTGGATTTCATCGCAGTCCAAAGGCATGAAGTTCAATCTGCCCCAGGGCCATGTGCAGGAAAGGCAGATGTACGAGGCGGGCAAGCGCATGTTCTACATGCGCGGTGGCCCGCATGACTTTGCCTGTGCCTCCTGCCATGGTGCGGATGGCAAGCGCATCCGCATGCAGGATCTGCCCAATCTGACCAGGAACCCCGGCGCAGCGGAAGGCTTTGGCGCCTGGCCCGCCTATCGGGTCTCATCGGGCGAGCTTTGGAGCATGCAGCGCCGCCTCAACGACTGCTTCCGTCAGCAGCGCTTTCCCTATCCCGGCTACGCCAGCGACGTGACTGTGGCGCTGGGCGTGTTCATGGGCGTCAACGGCAAGGGCGGGATGTCGACCGCACCGGCCATCAAGCGATAA
- a CDS encoding YeeE/YedE family protein yields the protein MSPAEFDSLTATVLVAILLLAAVLGFVMRETRFCTVGAISDVVYLQDWGRARQWCMAIAVSMLGFTVLALYGQLQVGDALYAGRRLLWLSALAGGLLFGGGMVLASGCGARNLTRLGSGSLKALVVLLVMGVAAFATLKGITAVARVRWLDSVHLEFAAPALLPEWLAGHMAWPLTLLRGVLGLGLGALLLLLAFDPRPGAERSRVVLLGGLLVGLCVTAAWWLGGHLALVAEHPETLEQVYAATYSGRIEAFSFVTPVAHTLDWLMFFSDRNKVLTWGIASVAGVVLGSFVHAQWRRDFQWQGFADRGDLARHLLGGLMMGVGGVTAMGCTVGQGISAISMLSLGSFVALAGIVLGAVLMLRHLAETA from the coding sequence ATGAGTCCTGCCGAGTTTGATTCCCTGACGGCCACCGTTCTGGTGGCCATTTTGTTGCTGGCCGCCGTGCTGGGCTTTGTGATGCGCGAGACCCGCTTTTGCACCGTGGGCGCCATCAGCGATGTGGTCTATCTGCAGGACTGGGGGCGGGCGCGCCAATGGTGCATGGCCATCGCCGTGAGCATGCTGGGTTTTACGGTACTGGCGCTGTACGGCCAGCTGCAGGTGGGCGATGCCCTGTATGCCGGCCGCCGCCTGCTGTGGCTGTCGGCCCTGGCCGGAGGGTTGCTGTTTGGCGGCGGCATGGTGCTGGCATCGGGTTGCGGGGCCAGGAATCTGACCCGGCTGGGCAGCGGCAGCCTCAAGGCGCTGGTGGTGCTGCTGGTCATGGGCGTGGCCGCCTTTGCCACGCTCAAGGGCATTACCGCCGTGGCTCGGGTGCGCTGGCTGGACAGCGTGCATCTGGAATTCGCGGCACCGGCCCTGCTGCCCGAATGGCTGGCCGGCCATATGGCCTGGCCCTTGACGCTGCTGCGCGGCGTGCTGGGCCTGGGTCTGGGGGCCTTGCTGTTGCTGCTGGCCTTCGATCCCCGGCCCGGCGCCGAGCGCAGCCGGGTCGTGCTGCTGGGCGGGCTGCTGGTTGGCCTGTGCGTGACGGCGGCCTGGTGGCTAGGCGGCCATCTGGCGCTGGTGGCCGAACACCCCGAGACGCTGGAGCAGGTCTATGCCGCGACCTATAGCGGGCGCATCGAGGCCTTCAGCTTTGTCACGCCGGTGGCGCACACGCTGGACTGGCTGATGTTCTTCAGCGACCGCAACAAGGTGCTGACCTGGGGCATTGCCTCGGTGGCAGGCGTGGTCCTGGGCAGCTTTGTCCATGCGCAGTGGCGCCGGGACTTCCAGTGGCAGGGCTTTGCCGATCGCGGCGATCTGGCCCGTCATCTGCTGGGAGGACTGATGATGGGCGTGGGCGGGGTGACGGCCATGGGCTGCACCGTGGGCCAGGGCATCAGTGCGATTTCCATGCTCAGCCTGGGCAGCTTTGTGGCGCTGGCCGGCATTGTGCTGGGGGCGGTGCTGATGCTGCGCCATCTGGCAGAGACGGCATGA
- a CDS encoding ArsR/SmtB family transcription factor, whose protein sequence is MESSELEDDSVFESAAELFKAMAAPMRLKIISALCNGEKNVSELLASIDTTQPNMSQHLNTLYQSGILGRRREGVSIYYFIANEKVVHMCRTICVQIAIEQN, encoded by the coding sequence ATGGAATCGTCAGAGCTTGAGGATGACAGCGTTTTCGAGAGTGCGGCCGAGTTGTTCAAGGCCATGGCCGCGCCCATGCGGCTGAAGATCATCAGCGCGTTGTGCAACGGAGAGAAAAACGTCTCCGAGCTGCTGGCCTCCATAGACACGACCCAGCCCAATATGTCGCAGCATCTGAACACGCTGTACCAGTCCGGCATTCTGGGGCGCAGGCGCGAAGGGGTCAGCATCTACTACTTCATCGCCAACGAGAAGGTCGTCCATATGTGCCGCACCATCTGCGTGCAGATTGCCATCGAACAGAACTGA
- the soxB gene encoding thiosulfohydrolase SoxB, whose translation MSLSKREFLQVLAAASVSGMGLQRYAYADQSLADKALYEVAPFGNVSLLHMTDCHAQLNPIHFREPSVNLGIAAMKNQRPHLVGEHLLRSVGIKPGTASAHAFSYLDFEAAARRYGKVGGFAHLSTLVKRMRASRPGALLLDGGDTWQGSATSLWTNAQDMVDACKLLGVDVMTGHWEFTYGMQRVQEIIDKDFGTKLDFVAQNVKTADFGDPVFKPYVIREINGVPVAIIGQAFPYTPIANPRYMVADWSFGIQDDNLQKMVDEVRAKGARVVVVLSHNGMDVDLKMASRVRGMDAILGGHTHDGMPVPTLVQNAGGKTIVTNAGSNGKFLGVLDFDVRDGQVRGFQYRLLPVFASILPADAQMQALITRVRAPYESRLGEVLARTDGTLYRRGNFNGTGDQLLLDAMMEMQNAPIAFSPGFRWGTSLLAGQDITREWLMDMTATTYSYATVTEMTGATIKTVLEDVADNLFNPDPYYQQGGDMVRVGGLQYQCDPVAGAGRRISDMRLNGQLLEADKKYKVAGWAPVAEEARTAGNKPIWELVEPWLKDRKTLGPRRLDEPRLINVGGNQGLAKA comes from the coding sequence ATGAGTCTTTCCAAACGTGAATTTCTGCAAGTGCTGGCTGCCGCCAGTGTCTCGGGCATGGGCTTGCAGCGCTATGCCTACGCCGATCAGTCGCTGGCCGACAAGGCCTTGTATGAGGTGGCGCCGTTCGGCAATGTGTCCCTGTTGCATATGACGGACTGCCATGCTCAGCTCAACCCGATTCACTTCCGCGAGCCCAGTGTCAATCTCGGTATCGCTGCGATGAAGAACCAGCGCCCGCATCTGGTGGGCGAGCATCTGCTGCGTTCGGTGGGCATCAAGCCAGGCACGGCGTCGGCTCATGCCTTCAGCTATCTGGACTTCGAGGCGGCGGCCAGGCGCTACGGCAAGGTGGGCGGGTTTGCCCATCTGTCCACGCTGGTCAAGCGCATGCGCGCCTCGCGTCCCGGGGCATTGCTGCTGGACGGCGGCGATACCTGGCAGGGCTCGGCCACTTCGCTATGGACCAATGCCCAGGACATGGTGGATGCCTGCAAGCTGCTGGGCGTGGACGTGATGACGGGCCACTGGGAATTCACCTACGGCATGCAGCGCGTGCAGGAGATCATCGACAAGGATTTCGGCACGAAGCTCGACTTTGTGGCGCAAAACGTCAAGACGGCCGATTTCGGCGATCCGGTGTTCAAGCCCTATGTGATCCGCGAGATCAACGGCGTGCCCGTGGCCATCATCGGCCAGGCCTTTCCGTATACGCCGATCGCCAACCCGCGCTATATGGTGGCGGACTGGAGCTTCGGCATCCAGGACGACAATCTGCAGAAGATGGTGGACGAGGTTCGCGCCAAGGGCGCCAGGGTGGTGGTCGTGCTCTCGCACAACGGCATGGATGTGGACCTCAAGATGGCCAGCCGCGTTCGCGGCATGGACGCCATCCTGGGCGGCCACACGCATGACGGCATGCCCGTGCCCACGCTGGTGCAGAACGCAGGCGGCAAGACCATCGTCACCAACGCGGGCTCGAACGGCAAGTTTCTCGGGGTGCTCGACTTCGATGTCCGGGATGGCCAGGTGCGCGGCTTCCAGTACCGGCTGCTGCCGGTGTTCGCCAGCATCCTGCCTGCCGATGCCCAGATGCAGGCGCTGATCACCCGGGTGCGCGCGCCCTATGAAAGCCGGCTGGGCGAAGTGCTGGCACGTACCGATGGCACGCTGTACCGCCGTGGCAACTTCAACGGCACGGGCGACCAGTTGCTGCTGGATGCCATGATGGAGATGCAGAATGCGCCGATTGCCTTCTCGCCGGGCTTTCGCTGGGGGACGTCGCTGCTGGCCGGGCAGGACATCACGCGCGAATGGCTGATGGACATGACGGCCACCACCTATTCCTACGCCACGGTGACCGAGATGACGGGCGCCACGATCAAGACCGTGCTCGAGGACGTGGCCGACAATCTCTTCAATCCCGATCCCTACTACCAGCAGGGCGGCGACATGGTGCGCGTGGGCGGCCTGCAATACCAGTGCGACCCGGTGGCCGGCGCGGGCCGGCGCATCAGCGACATGCGCCTGAACGGTCAACTGCTGGAGGCGGACAAGAAATACAAGGTGGCCGGCTGGGCGCCGGTGGCCGAAGAAGCCAGGACTGCCGGCAACAAGCCTATCTGGGAGCTGGTCGAGCCCTGGCTCAAGGACCGCAAGACGCTGGGGCCGCGCCGGCTTGACGAGCCCAGACTGATCAATGTCGGCGGCAATCAGGGGCTGGCCAAGGCCTGA
- the soxZ gene encoding thiosulfate oxidation carrier complex protein SoxZ, with translation MADPMRIRAQAAGDKTTVRVLMSHEMETGQRKDAEGKTVPAWFIQEVTAAHNGKQVLQAEWGPAVSKNPFLQFVVKGAKAGDKISVSWKDNKGETRTDEATVS, from the coding sequence ATGGCTGATCCAATGCGTATTCGTGCCCAGGCTGCGGGTGACAAGACCACCGTGCGCGTGCTGATGTCCCATGAGATGGAGACCGGCCAGCGCAAGGATGCGGAAGGCAAGACCGTGCCCGCCTGGTTTATCCAGGAGGTGACGGCCGCGCACAACGGCAAGCAGGTGCTGCAGGCCGAATGGGGGCCGGCGGTTTCCAAGAACCCGTTTCTGCAGTTCGTGGTCAAGGGTGCCAAGGCGGGAGACAAGATCTCGGTGAGCTGGAAGGACAACAAGGGCGAGACCCGTACGGATGAAGCGACCGTGAGCTGA
- the soxC gene encoding sulfite dehydrogenase encodes MQSQLTGKVRKAPENFVRADDVGTVFAEARAGRRDFIRGAFAAAAAGASAVHAQGRQAVSAEGDPNILELPAHSKGLGQPVVTDGYGKPSRYEANVQRRQSPGLTQTKQASVSFAPLQSLFGIVTPSGLHFERHHQGWWDIDPSKHRLMINGLVKNPKVFTMDEIMRLPSVSRFHFIECGANTGMEWGNVAVPTVQYTHGMLSCSEFTGVPLITLLEMAGADLKKGRFILAEGADGSSMTRTIPVELITSGEVLVAYGQNGEMLRPEQGYPLRLVVPGVQGVSWVKYLRRIEVGDMPYAAKDEAIHYVDLMPDGQHRQYSSIQECKSVVTTPSGGQMLLDKGFYNITGLAWSGRGKVRRVDVSVDGGRNWRTARLEGPVMDKCLTRFHLDWVWNGEECIIQSRAMDETGYVQPSYQQLRAARGTRSIYHNNSIQSWAVRANGEVANVQLA; translated from the coding sequence ATGCAAAGCCAGTTGACGGGCAAGGTGCGCAAGGCACCCGAGAATTTTGTGCGGGCGGACGATGTAGGTACGGTGTTTGCCGAAGCCAGGGCAGGTCGGCGTGACTTCATTCGCGGGGCTTTCGCAGCCGCAGCGGCCGGCGCTTCAGCCGTCCATGCGCAGGGTAGGCAGGCCGTGAGTGCTGAGGGAGACCCCAATATTCTGGAGCTGCCCGCGCACAGCAAGGGCCTGGGCCAGCCGGTGGTCACCGACGGCTACGGCAAGCCCTCCAGATACGAGGCCAATGTGCAGCGCCGCCAGAGCCCTGGTCTGACCCAGACCAAGCAGGCCTCGGTATCGTTTGCGCCGCTGCAGTCGCTGTTTGGCATCGTCACGCCCAGCGGTCTGCATTTCGAGCGCCACCATCAGGGCTGGTGGGATATCGACCCTTCCAAGCACAGGCTGATGATCAACGGTCTGGTGAAGAATCCCAAGGTCTTCACCATGGACGAGATCATGCGTCTGCCTTCGGTGTCGCGCTTTCACTTCATCGAATGCGGCGCCAACACCGGCATGGAGTGGGGCAATGTGGCCGTGCCCACGGTGCAGTACACGCACGGCATGCTGTCGTGCAGCGAGTTCACGGGTGTGCCCCTGATCACCCTGCTGGAGATGGCCGGGGCCGATCTGAAAAAAGGCCGTTTCATCCTGGCCGAGGGGGCGGACGGCTCGTCGATGACGCGCACCATTCCCGTGGAGTTGATCACTTCCGGCGAGGTGCTGGTCGCCTATGGCCAGAACGGCGAGATGCTGAGGCCCGAGCAGGGCTATCCGCTGCGCCTGGTGGTGCCGGGCGTGCAGGGCGTGAGCTGGGTGAAATACCTGCGCCGCATCGAAGTGGGCGACATGCCTTATGCAGCCAAGGACGAGGCGATCCACTATGTCGATCTGATGCCGGACGGACAGCACCGCCAGTACTCGAGCATTCAGGAATGCAAGAGCGTGGTCACCACGCCGTCCGGCGGGCAGATGCTGCTGGACAAGGGCTTCTACAACATCACGGGCCTGGCCTGGTCGGGGCGCGGCAAGGTCAGGCGCGTGGATGTGAGCGTGGACGGCGGCCGCAACTGGCGCACGGCCCGGCTCGAAGGGCCGGTGATGGACAAGTGCCTGACGCGCTTTCATCTGGACTGGGTCTGGAATGGCGAGGAATGCATCATCCAGAGCCGCGCCATGGATGAGACGGGCTATGTGCAGCCCAGCTACCAGCAGCTGCGTGCTGCGCGCGGCACACGCTCCATCTATCACAACAATTCCATCCAGTCCTGGGCGGTACGTGCCAACGGGGAGGTCGCGAATGTTCAGCTTGCGTAA
- a CDS encoding c-type cytochrome yields the protein MFSLRKPLALLALLAMGVAAGPAAAQGKSAEDRYPGVGRNATGKEVLAWDIDVRPDFKGLPPGSGSVQKGMDVWEAKCASCHGVFGESNEVFSPLIGGTTAEDIRTGHVARLKDPAFPGRTTLMKVATVSTLWDYINRAMPWNAPKSLSTEEVYAVTAYLLNLGGVVPENFTLSDRNIAEVQQKLPNRNGMTTRHALWPGNEFGKDARPDVLATACMSNCGPAPTLRSALPEHASNNHGNLAQQNRLVGAQRGIATDGGASKAAQPAAAGKSGSAAPTALLEKNACMACHGMTQKLVGPAFSDIAGKHGGQSDYLAGKVKSGGSGVWGSTPMPPQPNLSDADARVIAQWLAAGAKP from the coding sequence ATGTTCAGCTTGCGTAAACCGCTGGCGCTGCTGGCGCTGCTGGCCATGGGCGTGGCTGCCGGGCCCGCTGCGGCGCAGGGCAAGTCTGCCGAAGACCGCTATCCCGGCGTGGGTCGCAATGCCACGGGCAAGGAGGTTCTGGCCTGGGATATCGACGTGCGCCCGGATTTCAAGGGGCTGCCTCCGGGCTCGGGGTCCGTGCAAAAAGGCATGGACGTGTGGGAGGCGAAGTGCGCGTCCTGCCACGGGGTGTTCGGCGAATCCAACGAGGTGTTCAGTCCGCTGATCGGCGGCACCACGGCCGAGGACATCAGGACAGGACATGTGGCGCGGCTCAAGGATCCGGCCTTTCCGGGCCGCACGACCTTGATGAAGGTGGCCACGGTCTCCACGCTGTGGGATTACATCAATCGTGCCATGCCCTGGAATGCGCCCAAGTCGCTGTCCACCGAAGAGGTGTATGCCGTCACGGCCTATCTGCTCAACCTCGGCGGCGTGGTGCCCGAGAACTTCACGCTCAGCGACAGGAATATCGCCGAAGTACAGCAGAAGCTGCCCAACCGCAATGGCATGACGACCCGGCATGCGCTGTGGCCCGGCAACGAGTTCGGCAAAGACGCCAGGCCCGATGTGCTGGCCACTGCCTGCATGAGCAACTGCGGCCCCGCACCCACGCTGCGCTCGGCCTTGCCCGAGCATGCCAGCAACAACCACGGCAATCTGGCCCAGCAGAACCGGCTGGTCGGTGCCCAGCGCGGCATCGCCACCGATGGCGGTGCCAGCAAGGCCGCGCAGCCAGCGGCCGCCGGGAAATCGGGCAGTGCGGCACCGACGGCCTTGCTGGAAAAGAACGCCTGCATGGCCTGCCATGGCATGACGCAGAAACTCGTCGGCCCGGCCTTCAGCGACATCGCCGGCAAGCACGGCGGCCAGTCGGACTATCTGGCCGGCAAGGTCAAGTCAGGAGGCTCGGGCGTCTGGGGATCAACACCCATGCCGCCCCAGCCCAATCTCAGCGATGCTGATGCCAGGGTGATTGCCCAGTGGCTGGCTGCCGGGGCCAAGCCCTGA
- a CDS encoding c-type cytochrome, producing the protein MKTASWLGGLTVLLGLAVPAMAQADQALAQKNACMACHAADKKLVGPAFQDVARKYAAQADAQSYLVKSIKAGGSGKWGPVPMPAQPALSEADTQTLAAWILKGSK; encoded by the coding sequence ATGAAGACTGCATCCTGGCTGGGTGGCTTGACGGTGTTGCTGGGGCTGGCTGTTCCTGCAATGGCGCAGGCAGATCAGGCGCTGGCACAGAAGAACGCCTGCATGGCCTGCCATGCGGCGGACAAGAAACTGGTGGGCCCGGCGTTCCAGGATGTGGCCAGAAAATATGCGGCCCAGGCCGATGCCCAGTCCTATCTGGTCAAAAGCATCAAGGCCGGTGGCTCCGGTAAGTGGGGGCCGGTGCCCATGCCCGCTCAGCCAGCACTCAGCGAGGCCGACACCCAGACGCTGGCAGCCTGGATTCTCAAGGGTTCCAAATGA
- the soxY gene encoding thiosulfate oxidation carrier protein SoxY has product MKRRDALKNSAAVLGMLMAAGLLPQAAQAAYNKAAFDAKTVADVLKAMGAAAPVESKDVTLTAPDIAENGAVVPLGAATSLPNVKQMLVLVEKNPNTLVAAFTVNEALEANFLTRAKLGQSSDVYAVAITNDGKAFYAKKEVKVTLGGCGG; this is encoded by the coding sequence ATGAAACGTAGAGACGCCCTCAAGAACAGCGCGGCCGTGCTCGGCATGCTGATGGCCGCAGGCCTGCTGCCGCAGGCTGCGCAGGCGGCCTATAACAAGGCCGCTTTCGACGCCAAGACCGTGGCCGATGTGCTCAAGGCCATGGGAGCCGCTGCACCTGTCGAGAGCAAGGACGTGACGCTGACGGCGCCCGACATTGCCGAAAATGGTGCCGTCGTGCCCCTGGGCGCAGCGACCAGCCTGCCCAATGTGAAGCAGATGCTGGTGCTGGTGGAAAAGAACCCCAACACGCTGGTGGCGGCCTTCACCGTCAACGAGGCGCTGGAAGCCAATTTCCTGACCCGCGCCAAGCTGGGCCAGTCCTCCGATGTCTATGCCGTGGCCATCACCAATGACGGCAAGGCTTTCTATGCCAAGAAGGAAGTCAAGGTCACCCTCGGTGGCTGCGGCGGCTGA
- a CDS encoding DsrE family protein encodes MKRQLVALSFALCTAIAAAQDVKVVYHVNTGVETAAAILANITNELNASPTDKIVVVTHGPGIDFLLNNAKDSRGREFSGQVSALAGRGVEFKVCNNTLQTRKLEASSLLMEASVVPSGVAEVARLQAREGFVYLKP; translated from the coding sequence ATGAAGCGCCAACTTGTTGCCCTGAGCTTTGCCCTGTGTACGGCGATTGCCGCCGCTCAGGATGTGAAAGTGGTCTATCACGTCAACACCGGAGTGGAGACCGCGGCCGCCATACTCGCTAATATCACCAACGAACTCAATGCCTCGCCCACGGACAAGATCGTGGTGGTCACCCATGGGCCCGGCATAGACTTTCTGCTGAACAATGCCAAGGACAGCAGGGGCCGCGAGTTCAGCGGCCAGGTCAGCGCACTGGCGGGGCGCGGCGTGGAGTTCAAGGTCTGCAACAACACGCTGCAGACACGCAAGCTCGAAGCCTCCAGCCTGCTGATGGAAGCCTCGGTCGTCCCCTCCGGGGTGGCCGAAGTGGCGCGCCTGCAGGCCAGGGAGGGCTTTGTCTACCTCAAGCCCTGA
- the soxX gene encoding sulfur oxidation c-type cytochrome SoxX: MRKQKHMPYLAVAASLLVLGCASVDGAADIDALTAKMVQASFRDQGIAKVDRLQQDESNAACSAADASGKPLVPARAQAIEAANLKTVKWPRDGKLLGDWKEGEKIAQNGRGMTWSDKAGSANGGNCYNCHQISKEEISFGTLGPSLYNYGKIRGIKDPASPESRAIVEYTWGKIWNAKAYNACSGMPRFGHSGILTEAQTRDLVALLVDPASPVNK, encoded by the coding sequence ATGCGCAAGCAAAAACACATGCCGTACCTGGCCGTGGCCGCATCGTTGCTGGTGCTGGGCTGTGCCTCCGTCGACGGGGCGGCGGACATCGATGCCTTGACGGCCAAGATGGTGCAGGCCTCTTTCCGCGATCAGGGCATCGCCAAGGTCGATCGCCTGCAGCAGGACGAATCGAATGCAGCCTGCAGCGCTGCCGATGCATCCGGCAAGCCGCTGGTGCCTGCGCGTGCGCAAGCCATCGAAGCTGCCAACCTCAAGACCGTCAAATGGCCTCGGGATGGCAAGCTGCTCGGCGACTGGAAGGAGGGAGAAAAAATCGCCCAGAACGGTAGAGGCATGACCTGGAGCGACAAGGCTGGCAGTGCCAATGGCGGCAACTGCTACAACTGCCACCAGATCAGCAAGGAAGAAATCTCCTTTGGCACGCTGGGCCCCAGTCTCTACAACTACGGCAAGATTCGCGGCATCAAGGATCCGGCCAGCCCCGAATCCAGAGCCATCGTCGAGTACACCTGGGGCAAGATCTGGAACGCCAAGGCCTACAACGCCTGCTCGGGCATGCCCCGCTTTGGTCACTCCGGCATCCTCACCGAAGCGCAGACGCGGGATCTTGTCGCGCTGCTGGTCGATCCGGCCTCTCCCGTCAACAAGTAG
- a CDS encoding MBL fold metallo-hydrolase, translating into MTSWAGAALRSFAGMAIAAAIAAPGTAAAHDAAPRPLMPQAVSKHMMELQQVAANVFFVQGVSALGSPANRNFISNAGFVITHDSVVVIDALGSPALAEELVQKIRTLTPKPISHVLLTHYHADHIYGLQVFEALGAKIVAHVQAREYINSETAHLRLEASRKDLAPWVDRSTRLVPASQWVSGDSSTLKVGGVDFVLQHMGPSHTPEDTAIFLPQSGVLFIGDVVFRNRIPYVGQADSRHWIAALDELLKLPVKVMVPGHGPASEQPRQDMQLTRDYLHYLREAMGKAAANLDPFDEAYQATDWSRFSVYPLFKEANRMNAYNTFLLMEQEKP; encoded by the coding sequence ATGACAAGCTGGGCAGGGGCGGCGCTGAGGAGCTTTGCAGGAATGGCAATCGCAGCGGCCATCGCAGCGCCAGGTACAGCGGCAGCGCATGATGCAGCCCCCCGGCCGCTCATGCCGCAAGCGGTCAGCAAGCACATGATGGAGTTGCAACAGGTGGCTGCCAATGTGTTTTTTGTGCAGGGTGTATCGGCGCTGGGCAGTCCGGCCAATCGCAACTTCATCTCCAATGCAGGCTTTGTCATCACCCATGACAGCGTGGTCGTGATCGATGCGCTGGGTTCGCCCGCACTGGCCGAGGAGCTGGTGCAGAAAATCCGTACGCTGACGCCCAAGCCCATCAGCCATGTGCTGCTGACCCACTATCACGCCGACCACATCTATGGCCTGCAGGTGTTCGAGGCGCTGGGCGCAAAGATCGTGGCCCATGTTCAGGCGCGTGAATACATCAACTCGGAAACCGCGCATCTGCGGCTTGAGGCTTCGCGCAAGGATCTGGCACCCTGGGTCGACCGGAGCACGCGCCTGGTGCCGGCGAGTCAATGGGTGTCGGGCGACAGTTCCACGCTGAAGGTGGGGGGCGTGGACTTTGTGCTGCAGCATATGGGGCCATCGCATACGCCGGAGGATACGGCCATCTTCCTGCCGCAAAGCGGTGTGCTGTTCATTGGCGATGTGGTGTTTCGCAACCGCATTCCCTATGTGGGCCAGGCCGACAGTCGCCACTGGATTGCCGCACTTGATGAGCTGCTCAAGCTGCCCGTAAAGGTCATGGTGCCGGGCCACGGTCCGGCCTCCGAGCAGCCGCGCCAGGATATGCAGCTGACGCGAGACTATCTGCACTATCTGCGCGAGGCCATGGGCAAGGCCGCAGCCAACCTCGACCCATTCGACGAGGCCTATCAGGCGACGGACTGGTCCAGGTTCTCGGTCTACCCGCTATTCAAGGAAGCCAATCGCATGAATGCCTACAACACCTTCTTGCTGATGGAGCAGGAAAAGCCGTGA
- a CDS encoding NUDIX domain-containing protein: MTQQDKQAQEAHLIEHPIKSELVHQGSFLQVRLDTVRLPHGGQATREYVVHPGAVVVIGLLDDGRVLLERQFRYPVGRVMTEFPAGKLDAGEQPLLCAQRELLEETGYSAREWAYAGPMHLAIGYSDEIIHIFFARGLTAGERQLDADEFLDVCSMTAAELLDGVRSGQVTDAKTLSCCLWLQNVQSGAWSLEWKPA, from the coding sequence ATGACCCAACAGGACAAACAGGCTCAGGAAGCCCATCTGATCGAGCACCCCATCAAAAGCGAGCTGGTGCATCAGGGCAGTTTTCTGCAGGTGAGGCTCGATACCGTGCGCCTGCCCCATGGCGGGCAGGCCACGCGTGAGTATGTGGTGCACCCCGGCGCCGTGGTGGTGATAGGCCTGCTCGACGATGGCCGCGTGCTGCTGGAGCGGCAGTTCCGCTACCCCGTGGGCCGGGTCATGACGGAGTTTCCCGCAGGCAAGCTCGATGCGGGCGAGCAGCCGCTGCTCTGCGCCCAGCGCGAGCTGCTGGAGGAGACCGGTTACAGCGCGCGCGAATGGGCCTATGCCGGGCCCATGCACCTGGCGATCGGCTACTCCGACGAGATCATTCACATCTTCTTCGCGCGCGGCCTGACTGCAGGCGAGCGCCAGCTCGATGCCGACGAGTTTCTCGATGTCTGCAGCATGACGGCTGCCGAGCTGCTGGACGGCGTGCGTAGCGGCCAGGTCACCGATGCCAAGACCTTGAGCTGCTGTCTGTGGCTGCAGAATGTGCAAAGCGGTGCCTGGTCCCTGGAGTGGAAGCCGGCTTGA